TGCTCCGCGACGAGAAGTACTTCGTCGCGGACATGGGCAGCTCCAACGGCACCGTGCTCAACGGGGCCTTGCTGCCCGGTGAGCAGCAGCTTCGGGATGGCGACAAGATTGGCGTGGGCCCGGTGGAGTTCACCTTCGTCTGGGTGCCCCCGGACAGCGACGAGGACGCCACCCGGCCCATTCGCCGGGGCGACCCCGTTCCCGTCGACCCGGACGCCACGCGGCCCATCCGCCTGAACGACCCGATTCCCGCCGAGAGCGGCATCGTGCTGCCGGATGGATACCCCACCGCGCCGCAGCCCCTCGTGGCGCCGGTGCGTCCGGGGTCCGCGGCCCCGGCGCGGTCGACCACCGCGTCCGTGGCGAAGGTGGAGTCAGGCGAGGCCCCGACGGCGGCGGAGCGCGCCCGTCAGCGCCGCGAGCTTTCGAGCACCCAGGCGGGCCGGTTGCGCCTGTGGTGGGGACAGCTTTCCCTGCCGGCGCGGTTGGGTGTGAGCGCGCTCGGCGGCGGCATGGTGTTGGCGCTCGTGGGCCTCCTGGCCTCGTTCTTCATGCCGAGGGGAGACGGTCGGCCCTCGGGCGCGGAGCCGGAGGACCTGGGCTTCGAGGTGATCGCGGACTCGTTCGGGCTGGGCGAGGGCGTGACGTGGGAGAACCCGGACCACAAGTCCTTCGCGTTCCAGTTCGTCACCCCCACGCGGGCGGTGGCGGTGGTGCACTACATGGCCCGTGGCATCTCCAAGGAGGAGGTGTCGCTGGTCCTGAACGGCGTGGACCTGGGCTGGGTGCCTCCGGACGTGAGCATGGCCACGGAGCGCGAGCTGGAGCAGATTCTCCCGCCCGCGGTGCTGCGGCGGGGCGAGCTCAACTCCATCGTCTTCGACAACGTGCGCAACCCGCCCGGGCAGGAGACGTGGCGGGTGTGGAACCTGCGGCTGGAGATCATTCCCGTGCCGGAGCTTCCGCAGGAAGAGCTGCTGGCCAAGGCGCGCCAGTACGTCACGGCGGGAGCCCGCTTCTACGAGTCGCGCGACGTCGGGGCGGAGAATCTCTTCAAGGCGTGGCAGCAGTACCGTTTCGCGTGGGTGACGCTGGAGGCACTGGACACGAAGCCGGACATCTACCAGGACGTGCGCTTCCAGCTCGCTCAGGTGTCAGGCGAGCTCGACCATAAGTGCAGCCAGTTGATGCTCGATTTTCAGCGGAGCGTTCAGTACCGGAATGCGCGGACCGCCCGTGCCGCGTTGCAGGAAATGGGTCGGCGCTTCCCTACGGCCGAGCATCGCTGCCACAATCTAGGTTTGCAGTTGGCTTACGAGCACGAGCTGTAGGCGCGTGCTCCCTTCGTCAGGAAGTCGGTGATTCGCATGTCCAACGGTTCCCCTCCGGCACGCCGCAGGCCTCCGTCCGGGGCACCTTCGGGTGGGACCGGGTCCCGTCCCGCCGCGCGCAGGACGGCCGCCCGGCCCGCGCCCGCCCCGGTCTCCTCCGCTCCCCGGCTCATTTGCGTCGCAGGCCCCAAGAACGGCGAGGAGTTTGCCCTGTCCGAGGACGAGTACGTCATCGGTCGAGCGACCGATAACGCCATTTGCATCCCCGACACCTCCGTGTCCCGCAAGCACGTCGCCGTGCGCAAGAGCGGCACGGGCTGGACGGTGAGCGACCTGGGCTCGGGCAACGGCACGCTCGTCAACGGCGACGTCATCAACGACGAGACGCCGCTGTCCAACGGTGACGTCATCACGCTGGGCGACACGGAGCTTCGCTTCGAGGACGTGGCCAACTCCACGATGATGGTGGGGGCACCCGCGCCGGCTCCTGGCCCGCGTCCGCGTCCGGGGGCGTCCGGTGCCCGTGGCGCGATTCCGGCCCGTCCCGGGCCTCGGGGCGAAGGGGGGCGCGTGCGCAGCTCCCGGCATGCGGCCGCCGCCGCGCCCACGCCGGAAGAGCTGAAGAAGAAGAAGATCATCAAGCTGGCCGCGGTGGGCGTCGTCGTCCTCCTGTTCGCGGGTCTGGGCCTGGTCCGGATGAACGTCCAGCAGCAGCAGGCGGTGGCGGCCGAGGAGGCGCGGCAGGGCAAGTCCCGCCGCGAGATGCTCGGCAGCCTCTTCCAGGACGCGAAGAACCTGGTCCGCGAGGGCAAGTGGGTGGAGGCGAAGGCCAAGCTGGAGGAGCTCCAGACCGAGGCGCCCGACTACCCGGGCGTGGCCGACTACCTGGGCCATGCCGCGCGCGAGATTCCCATCCAGGAGAAGCTGACGGGCGCGCGCGCGGCGCTGGCGAAGAAGGAGCTGGGCAAGGCCAGCGGGCTGCTGGGGAGCACCGGCGAGAGCCAGTTCCTCTACGAGCAGGTCAACGCGGCGAAGCGCGAGCTGTTCGAGGCCGCGGACACCCGCACCCGCGAGGCCCGGAAGCTGCTCGACGAGAACCAGCTCGACATGGCGAAGGCCATCACCGACGACGTGCTGGTGGCCTTCCCGGAGCACCGGGACGCGAAGCTCATCAACGAGCAGGCGGCGCAGGCCATCATCGTCCGTGACACGCCTCGGCCGGTGGTGCAGGGGCCGGCGCCCAAGCCGTGGGAGCCCGCCGTGGACCGCTTCCGCGACGGTGACATGTCCGGCGCGGTGGCCATCCTCAATGCGTGCATGGCGCGCACGCCGCAGTGCAAGAAGGTGCTCGGTCAGGTGACGGAGTTCGGCAACCTGTACAAGCGCCTGGAGGACCTGGATGCCAAGGGTCTGTCCAAGTTGATGAACCTGGACAAGGAGATCACCGGCGGGCGTCCGAGCAAGATGGCGCGCAACGCGGGCACCCGCGCGGCCACCATCTTCTACAAGGGCGCCACCGCGGCGAAGGCGTCGGGGCAGTGGAGCCGCGCCATGGACTACTCGCGCAAGGCGCTCCAGGCCGACCCGGGCCACACCGGCGCCACCAACATCATCAGCGAGCTCCGGACGAAGGCGAAGGACGTCTACCTCCAGGCCTACTCCTTGAAGGACGGCAGCCCCGAGGAGGCCCTGCCCAAGTTCAAGGACGTGGTGGCGATGACGCCGCCCGACGACGAGTACCACGACAAGGCGAAGACCTGGGTCGAGAAGCTGTCGCGATGACCCGGCGCAAGGCAGGAGGTGGCACCTTGCCGCCCACGGGGCTGCAAGGTGATTTGTTCGGCGGTGGCGCCTCCCGTCCGCGCGCTGCGACGTCCGAGCCGCAGGTGGCGGCTTCCAAGAAGCCGCCACCGTCGCCGCCCGATGCGGACGGCACCTCCTTGCTGGGCCCCATGGAGGGGGCGCCTCCGCCGCCTCCCAAGCCCGAGCGCGTGGTGCTGTCGGTGGGCGAGCTCACCCGGCAGCTCAAGCAGACGCTGGAGTCGCGCTTCGCCCGCGTCATCGTCCGCGGTGAGGTGACGGGCTTTCGCGGGCCGAACGCGCGAGGCCACTGGTACTTCGCGCTGAAGGACTCCGGGGCTTCCATTGACGCGAAGGTGTGGGCCTCCATGGCGGCCCGGCTTCGCTTCGCGCTGCGCGACGGCATGGAGGTGCTGGCCGAAAGCAGCGTGGACCTCTACGAGCCGCAGGGGCGCTACAGCCTCATCGTCAACCGGCTGGAGCCCGTGGGGGAGGGCGCGCTCGCGCTCGCCTTCGAGCAGCTCAAGGAGCGGCTGGCGCAAGAAGGGCTCATCGGGCCCGGGCGGGTGCGTCCGCCCAGGCCGCTGCCGTTCCTGCCCCAGCGCATTGGCGTGGTGACGAGCCGCACGGGCGCGGCGCTCCAGGACTTCCTCCGCGTGCTGCACTCGCGCAACCCGCGGCAGAGCGTGCTGGTGGCGGATGCCCGCGTGCAGGGCGAGGGCTCCGCGGTCGAGGTGGCTCGCGCCATTCAGCGCCTGTCGCGCACGGACGTGGACGTCATCGTGGTGACGCGAGGCGGTGGCTCGGTGGAGGACCTCTGGACCTTCAACGAGGAGCTGGTGGCCCGCGCCATCTTCGCCTCGCCGGTGCCGGTGGTGTCGGCCATTGGCCACGAAATCGACTTCACCATCGCGGACTTCGTCGCGGACCTGCGCTCGCCCACGCCCAGCGCCGCGGCGGAGCGCCTGGCGCCCGTGCTGGCCGACCTGGAGCTGACGCTGGCCACCCAGGCGGGCCGGCTGCGGCGCGCCATGGAACGCCGGGTGCTGGAGCTGCGCGAGGAGCAAGGGCAGCTCGCGTCGCTGCTGGAGGACCCGCGGCGGGCCATCAATCATCAGCGGCTGCACCTGTCGGAGCAGGTGGAGTCGATGATGCGCGTGCTGCGGCCGTCGGTGCGTGGACACCGGGAGGGCCTCCGGGCGTTGACGGAGCGGCTCCAGCGCGCGCGTCCCCAGGCCCGCCTGGGCGAGCAGCGCGCGCACCTGTTGAAGCTGGCCATGCGGTTGTCGGAGGCGGTGCGCTCCGGCGTGGCGGAGCGGCAAGGCGCGTTGGCCTCGGCCCGGCTGGTGTTGGAGCGGGCGTCACCGGCGGCCCAGGTGTCGCGCGAGCACGCCCGGTTGGCCGCACAACGGTCGCGGCTGCTGGCGCTCCAACAAGGGGCCCTGGCGGATGCACAGAGGCGGTTTCAGCGTCTGGAGGGACGGCTGGACGCGATGAGTCCGTTGAAGGTGATGTCGCGCGGCTATTCGGTGGTGTTCCGCCAACGCGACGGCGCGGTGGTCCGCACGGGCGCGGATGTCCAGGTGGGAGAGCGCCTGGGGCTGAAGCTCGCGTCGAATGGCGCGAAGACGCTGGGAGGATGTGAAGAAATCGAAGCCACCGTCACGGCGGTGAAAGGGCCGGTGGACTGCTGACGGGCCACCCTCTAGAGTCCCGCGCCCCACACGGGGAGGTGGATGGCAGTGGCGAAGTCGGACAAGGCGCCCAAGGCGGACAAGGTGGCGGAGGCCGAGGTTCCCGAGCAGTACGGGGATGTGGTCTCCCGGCTCGAGGAGACGGTGGGACGTCTGGAGAGTGGAAATCTCTCTCTGGAGGACTCGCTCAAGGCCTTCGAGGAAGGCATCCGGCTGGTTCGCCGGGGTGAGAAGCTCCTGACCGAGGCGGAGCAGCGCATCGAGCAGCTCCTGCTGGATGAGGATGGCAAGGACGTGGTCGCCCCGCTGGCGGCGTCGGCACGTCCGGCGGCGGCCCCCGCGGCCCCTCGCGCTCCGGCCCCCCGTCCGCCCCCGGAGGATGACGTCCCGTTCTAGGTGGCTCGGGCGCGTCCATGCCGGCATGTCGAAGCCGAAAATCACCATTGTCGATGATGACCGCGACACGCGGGAGCTGCTGGCGGCGGCCCTGGAGGACGAGGGCTTTGCCGTCACCATGGCAGCCAACGGCCTGCGGCTCATCGCCTCGCTCCAACTGCACCGGCCGCACGCCATCCTCCTGGACGTGAACATGTCCTGGATTGACGGCTTCGAGCTGTGCCGGGCGGTGAAGAAGAACGAGCAGTTCCGGGACATCCCCGTCATCTTCATCAGTGGACGCGGTGAGCCCGAGGACAAGCGGCACGGCATGGAAGTCGGCGCCGCGGATTATTTCGTCAAGCCGCTGGACATGGACAAGCTCGTCAGCCGCATCCGCGAGCTCGTGCCCGCGGAGATTCCGTAAGAGGGGTTCGGACGCACTTGGCAACGTTTCAACTGGACACCTTCCTGGCCGCCCAGCAGGCGCGCGTCGAGGCCCTGCTGAACGAGCGGATGAACCGGCTCGGTCCCGCGGGCACGCCGCCGAGGCTCGCGGAGGCCATGCACTACTCCCTGATGGCCGGAGGCAAGCGCCTTCGCCCGGTGCTCTGCCTGGCCTTCGCCGACATCGTGGCCCGCGAGAGCACCGTGTCCGCGGTGGCGGGGGATGCCGCGTGCGCGCTGGAGTACGTGCACACCTATTCGCTGGTGCATGACGACCTGCCGGCGATGGACAACGACGACTACCGCCGGGGCCGGCTCACCAACCACAAGGTGTACGGCGAGCCCATGGCCATCCTCGCGGGCGACGCGCTGCTGACGGAGGCTTTCACGCTGGTGGCCAGTGGCCCGGAGGCCGCTCGCGCCGCGCTCTGCCGCGAGCTGGCGGTGGCGGCCGGGGCCGCGGGCATGGTGGGCGGTCAGGTCCTGGACATCGCGGAGGACCGTCCGGCCGCGCTCGACTACCTCCTCCGGCTGCACCGCATGAAGACGGGCGCCCTCATCCGCGCGGCGTGCCGCATGGGTGTGCTGGCCGGCGGCGGGGACGCGGATGCGTTGGCTCGCGCCGCGGCCTACGGCGAAGCGGTGGGGCTGGCCTTCCAGATTGCCGACGACGTGCTGGACGTGACGGCCACCGCGGAGCAACTGGGCAAGCCCGCGGGCGCGGACGCGGCGGCGGGTCGTTTCACCTTTCCGGCGGTGGTGGGCCTGGAGGCGTCCCGGAAGCTCGCGAAAGAGAAGGTGTCCGAGGCCATCGCGGCCGTGCGTCCCCTGGAGGGCGAGGACGGACCGCTCGCGGCGCTGGCACGCTACACGGTGGAGCGGCAGTCCTGATGTCGCAGTTGCTGGCACGCATCGGCTCGCCCTCGGATGTCCGCGCGCTCCCCGAGGAGGACCTGCCGCGCCTGTGCCAGGAGCTTCGCGAGGACATCATCTCCATCTGCGGCAGCGTGGGAGGCCACCTGGGGGCCTCCCTGGGCGCGGTGGAGCTCATCGTCGCGCTGCACCGGGTGTTCCATTCGCCGGGCGACGCGCTGCTCTTCGACGTGGGCCACCAGGCGTACGCGCACAAGCTCCTCACGGGGCGGCGTGAGCGGATGCACACGTTGCGGCACGCGGGGGGCATCGCGCCCTTCCTGGACCCTCGGGAGAGTCCGCACGATGCGCTGCTGGCGGGCCATTCGTGCACGGCGGTGTCCGCGGCCCTGGGGGTCCTGGAGGGCCGGAGGATGATGGGGCACCGGGGCCACGTGGTGGCGGTGCTGGGCGACGGCGGCCTCACCGGCGGCCTCACGTTCGAGGGCCTCAACAACGCGGGCGGCGGCCACCTGCCGCTGGTCGTCGTGCTCAACGACAACCAGATGTCCATCAGCGCCAACGTGGGCGCCATTCCCTCCCTGCTGCGGACCCGCGAGGCGCGGGGCTTCTTCGAGGGCCTGGGCTTCACGTACCTGGGCCCGGTGGATGGGCATGACCTGGGCGCGTTGATTCACGCGCTGCGCGAGGCTCGGGCTTCCTCCCGGCCGGTGGTGGTGCACGCGCTGACGCTGAAGGGGAAGGGGTTTCCGCCAGCGGAGGCCGACGCGCAGACGCGCGGTCACGCGATGGGGCCGTACGAGTGGCGCGATGGAAAGCTGGTGCGCTCGCGCGGTGGCCAGCGGACCTTCAGCGAGGCCTTCGCGGCGGTGCTGGAAGACGCCATGGCGAGCGACCCGCGCGTGGTGACGGTGACGCCGGCTATGTTGGAGGGCTCGGCGCTCAACGCGCTCAAGGCGCGCTTCCCGGACCGCGTGCACGACGTGGGCATCGCCGAGCAGCACGCGGTGACCTTCAGCGCGGGGTTGGCCGCCGCGGGCGCGCGTCCGGTGTGCTGCATCTACTCGACGTTCCTTCAGCGCGCGTACGACCAGATCATCCACGACGTGTGTCTGCCGGGACTGCCCGTCGTCTTCGCGGTGGACCGCGCGGGGCTCGTGGGCGCTGACGGCGCCACCCACCAGGGGACGTATGACGTGGCGTCGCTGCGGGCGATGCCGGACCTCCACCTGTGGTCCCCCGTGGTGGGCGAGGACCTGGCTCCCATGTTGGACACGGCCCTGGCGGCGCCGCATCCCTCCGTCATCCGGTTCCCGCGGGGCACGTTGCCGGCGCTGCCTCCGGATGCCCAGGCGGGAGGGGCGCCGCTGCAAGGGGCGCGTTGGCTCC
This genomic window from Myxococcus hansupus contains:
- a CDS encoding FHA domain-containing protein; the protein is MPILLTITQGLQQGRELVFEQAEVNIGRTSENDLVLHDHGVSRRHARIVLRDEKYFVADMGSSNGTVLNGALLPGEQQLRDGDKIGVGPVEFTFVWVPPDSDEDATRPIRRGDPVPVDPDATRPIRLNDPIPAESGIVLPDGYPTAPQPLVAPVRPGSAAPARSTTASVAKVESGEAPTAAERARQRRELSSTQAGRLRLWWGQLSLPARLGVSALGGGMVLALVGLLASFFMPRGDGRPSGAEPEDLGFEVIADSFGLGEGVTWENPDHKSFAFQFVTPTRAVAVVHYMARGISKEEVSLVLNGVDLGWVPPDVSMATERELEQILPPAVLRRGELNSIVFDNVRNPPGQETWRVWNLRLEIIPVPELPQEELLAKARQYVTAGARFYESRDVGAENLFKAWQQYRFAWVTLEALDTKPDIYQDVRFQLAQVSGELDHKCSQLMLDFQRSVQYRNARTARAALQEMGRRFPTAEHRCHNLGLQLAYEHEL
- a CDS encoding response regulator; this encodes MSKPKITIVDDDRDTRELLAAALEDEGFAVTMAANGLRLIASLQLHRPHAILLDVNMSWIDGFELCRAVKKNEQFRDIPVIFISGRGEPEDKRHGMEVGAADYFVKPLDMDKLVSRIRELVPAEIP
- the xseA gene encoding exodeoxyribonuclease VII large subunit; the protein is MTRRKAGGGTLPPTGLQGDLFGGGASRPRAATSEPQVAASKKPPPSPPDADGTSLLGPMEGAPPPPPKPERVVLSVGELTRQLKQTLESRFARVIVRGEVTGFRGPNARGHWYFALKDSGASIDAKVWASMAARLRFALRDGMEVLAESSVDLYEPQGRYSLIVNRLEPVGEGALALAFEQLKERLAQEGLIGPGRVRPPRPLPFLPQRIGVVTSRTGAALQDFLRVLHSRNPRQSVLVADARVQGEGSAVEVARAIQRLSRTDVDVIVVTRGGGSVEDLWTFNEELVARAIFASPVPVVSAIGHEIDFTIADFVADLRSPTPSAAAERLAPVLADLELTLATQAGRLRRAMERRVLELREEQGQLASLLEDPRRAINHQRLHLSEQVESMMRVLRPSVRGHREGLRALTERLQRARPQARLGEQRAHLLKLAMRLSEAVRSGVAERQGALASARLVLERASPAAQVSREHARLAAQRSRLLALQQGALADAQRRFQRLEGRLDAMSPLKVMSRGYSVVFRQRDGAVVRTGADVQVGERLGLKLASNGAKTLGGCEEIEATVTAVKGPVDC
- a CDS encoding 1-deoxy-D-xylulose-5-phosphate synthase translates to MSQLLARIGSPSDVRALPEEDLPRLCQELREDIISICGSVGGHLGASLGAVELIVALHRVFHSPGDALLFDVGHQAYAHKLLTGRRERMHTLRHAGGIAPFLDPRESPHDALLAGHSCTAVSAALGVLEGRRMMGHRGHVVAVLGDGGLTGGLTFEGLNNAGGGHLPLVVVLNDNQMSISANVGAIPSLLRTREARGFFEGLGFTYLGPVDGHDLGALIHALREARASSRPVVVHALTLKGKGFPPAEADAQTRGHAMGPYEWRDGKLVRSRGGQRTFSEAFAAVLEDAMASDPRVVTVTPAMLEGSALNALKARFPDRVHDVGIAEQHAVTFSAGLAAAGARPVCCIYSTFLQRAYDQIIHDVCLPGLPVVFAVDRAGLVGADGATHQGTYDVASLRAMPDLHLWSPVVGEDLAPMLDTALAAPHPSVIRFPRGTLPALPPDAQAGGAPLQGARWLLRAESPRLTLVTLGPLGIAALDAARGEPGWSVLDARRASPLDEAALLEAGRAGPVVVAEEGTTRGGLGSAVLELFAAHGVMTRVRLVGMPDAFVPHGDARVQRAELGLDAEGLRRAGRALLEGSAR
- a CDS encoding FHA domain-containing protein, giving the protein MSNGSPPARRRPPSGAPSGGTGSRPAARRTAARPAPAPVSSAPRLICVAGPKNGEEFALSEDEYVIGRATDNAICIPDTSVSRKHVAVRKSGTGWTVSDLGSGNGTLVNGDVINDETPLSNGDVITLGDTELRFEDVANSTMMVGAPAPAPGPRPRPGASGARGAIPARPGPRGEGGRVRSSRHAAAAAPTPEELKKKKIIKLAAVGVVVLLFAGLGLVRMNVQQQQAVAAEEARQGKSRREMLGSLFQDAKNLVREGKWVEAKAKLEELQTEAPDYPGVADYLGHAAREIPIQEKLTGARAALAKKELGKASGLLGSTGESQFLYEQVNAAKRELFEAADTRTREARKLLDENQLDMAKAITDDVLVAFPEHRDAKLINEQAAQAIIVRDTPRPVVQGPAPKPWEPAVDRFRDGDMSGAVAILNACMARTPQCKKVLGQVTEFGNLYKRLEDLDAKGLSKLMNLDKEITGGRPSKMARNAGTRAATIFYKGATAAKASGQWSRAMDYSRKALQADPGHTGATNIISELRTKAKDVYLQAYSLKDGSPEEALPKFKDVVAMTPPDDEYHDKAKTWVEKLSR
- a CDS encoding polyprenyl synthetase family protein, with product MATFQLDTFLAAQQARVEALLNERMNRLGPAGTPPRLAEAMHYSLMAGGKRLRPVLCLAFADIVARESTVSAVAGDAACALEYVHTYSLVHDDLPAMDNDDYRRGRLTNHKVYGEPMAILAGDALLTEAFTLVASGPEAARAALCRELAVAAGAAGMVGGQVLDIAEDRPAALDYLLRLHRMKTGALIRAACRMGVLAGGGDADALARAAAYGEAVGLAFQIADDVLDVTATAEQLGKPAGADAAAGRFTFPAVVGLEASRKLAKEKVSEAIAAVRPLEGEDGPLAALARYTVERQS
- the xseB gene encoding exodeoxyribonuclease VII small subunit — translated: MAVAKSDKAPKADKVAEAEVPEQYGDVVSRLEETVGRLESGNLSLEDSLKAFEEGIRLVRRGEKLLTEAEQRIEQLLLDEDGKDVVAPLAASARPAAAPAAPRAPAPRPPPEDDVPF